One part of the Bdellovibrio bacteriovorus genome encodes these proteins:
- a CDS encoding fatty acid desaturase, producing MTKKRIEWPVALFLVLNPLITLILAPIYFYNFGFQWDILLFALAFAAATNLGITAGYHRLFSHKSYDAHPLVKALFLLIGASAFQGSALKWSSDHRRHHTHIDGEKDPYNINEGFWYAHMGWMFFKDSVDQKIHAPDLEKDWMVKFQNDHYVPIAILTGFIFPMLVGWAMGSWLGGLVIAGGLRIALTQQSTFFINSLCHTLGKQTYSKEISARDSWFVAILTHGEGYHNFHHKFQIDYRNGIKWYHWDPTKWVIRTLSAMGLATKLRQISHVEILKARLQAEAAELTKHGFAEEKLAQMKEKILEAQNRMKKLREDYEQFKLDAVRKREELKEAYDHKLEELRRDMEIAKLEFQMGMKQWRVYLRSV from the coding sequence ATGACAAAAAAACGTATCGAATGGCCAGTGGCCTTGTTCTTGGTTCTGAATCCACTGATCACTCTCATCCTGGCCCCCATTTATTTCTACAATTTCGGTTTCCAATGGGACATCCTTCTTTTCGCGTTGGCTTTTGCCGCGGCAACAAACCTGGGTATTACGGCGGGCTATCACCGTTTGTTCTCCCATAAAAGCTATGATGCTCACCCACTGGTGAAAGCTCTGTTCCTTTTGATCGGTGCTTCCGCCTTCCAGGGTTCTGCGTTGAAATGGTCTTCTGACCACCGCCGTCACCACACACACATTGATGGCGAAAAAGATCCTTACAACATCAATGAAGGCTTCTGGTACGCCCACATGGGCTGGATGTTCTTCAAGGACTCCGTCGATCAGAAAATCCACGCTCCGGATCTTGAAAAAGACTGGATGGTGAAATTCCAGAACGATCACTACGTTCCAATCGCGATCCTGACAGGCTTCATCTTCCCTATGCTGGTGGGCTGGGCGATGGGTTCTTGGTTGGGTGGTCTGGTGATTGCCGGGGGCTTGCGCATCGCTTTGACCCAGCAATCCACGTTCTTCATCAACTCTCTTTGCCACACTTTAGGCAAACAGACTTATTCCAAAGAAATCTCAGCCCGTGACTCCTGGTTCGTGGCGATTCTGACTCACGGTGAGGGTTACCATAACTTCCACCACAAGTTCCAGATCGACTATCGCAACGGTATCAAGTGGTATCACTGGGATCCGACTAAATGGGTGATCCGCACTTTGAGCGCGATGGGACTTGCGACCAAACTTCGCCAGATCTCTCACGTGGAAATTCTGAAAGCCCGACTGCAGGCGGAAGCGGCCGAACTGACCAAACACGGTTTTGCTGAAGAAAAACTGGCTCAGATGAAAGAAAAGATCCTGGAAGCGCAGAACAGAATGAAAAAGCTGCGTGAGGATTATGAACAGTTCAAATTGGATGCTGTTCGCAAACGTGAAGAACTGAAAGAAGCTTACGATCACAAGCTGGAAGAGCTTCGCCGTGACATGGAAATTGCCAAACTGGAATTCCAGATGGGCATGAAACAATGGCGCGTGTATCTGCGCTCTGTCTAG
- a CDS encoding tyrosine-type recombinase/integrase, which yields MAKAFKLSENIDKYLKYMTFIKSASPLTIKHYSLDLMQAFNYEDPSVKSKSISESELLSTARAAFNQWAHLSLASRNRKAATLKSFFSWAFEESLTEMDLSVQITCPKVPKKLPHFVSVDEALSVLKSFDADSKIPLKEKVLFLLLYGGGLRVSEACNLKWSEVQISQKVLRVKGKGSKERVVALPSLTVDVLLKWKKESSFDEYVFGEKPLNSRTAYEMVRQSGIRAGLLKPLHPHALRHSFATHLLSSGANLRTLQELLGHESLQATEKYTHLGIDQLARTMENLHPLGKGK from the coding sequence ATGGCGAAGGCATTTAAGCTTTCCGAAAATATAGATAAATACCTGAAATACATGACTTTTATAAAGTCAGCCTCGCCCCTTACGATCAAGCACTATTCCCTGGATCTGATGCAGGCCTTTAATTATGAAGATCCCTCAGTTAAGTCTAAATCAATTTCGGAGTCCGAATTACTTTCCACGGCCCGGGCGGCCTTCAACCAGTGGGCGCACCTTTCGCTGGCCTCTAGAAACCGCAAAGCCGCCACTCTAAAAAGCTTCTTTTCCTGGGCCTTTGAAGAAAGCCTGACTGAGATGGATTTGTCCGTGCAGATCACCTGCCCGAAAGTCCCTAAGAAGCTTCCGCACTTTGTGAGTGTGGATGAGGCGCTCTCCGTTTTGAAAAGCTTCGACGCCGACTCGAAAATCCCGCTGAAAGAAAAAGTTCTGTTCCTGCTCTTGTATGGGGGCGGTCTGCGTGTCAGCGAGGCCTGCAATCTGAAGTGGAGCGAAGTGCAGATCTCGCAGAAAGTTCTGCGCGTGAAGGGAAAAGGTTCCAAAGAGCGTGTCGTGGCTCTGCCGTCTTTGACGGTCGATGTGCTGCTGAAATGGAAAAAGGAAAGCTCTTTTGATGAATACGTTTTCGGAGAAAAGCCACTGAATTCCCGCACGGCTTACGAAATGGTCCGCCAAAGTGGCATTCGTGCGGGGCTCTTAAAACCGCTGCATCCCCATGCGCTTCGCCACAGCTTTGCCACTCACCTGCTAAGCAGCGGCGCCAACCTTCGTACTCTACAGGAACTTCTGGGCCACGAAAGTCTGCAGGCCACGGAAAAGTACACGCACTTGGGCATTGATCAGCTGGCCCGCACCATGGAAAACCTGCATCCGCTGGGTAAAGGAAAATAA
- a CDS encoding sigma-54 interaction domain-containing protein produces MNENNSTTVLPSSQNANQVMWNTNQTSKVVENKTIVYQSEVMGSLMKMIDRVAPSQANILVLGESGTGKELIARSIHDRSGRKNKPFVAINCGALRETLLESELFGHEKGSFTGAYNRKIGLAEAANGGTLFLDEIGELDPAIQAKLLRFIQEGEVYRVGGKDPIKVDIRLICATNRELDQEVTRGNFREDLFYRINTIVVSAPPLRRRKEDIPALVNHFLNNSQHAYLNRGRSVNEEAMKALIRYEWPGNIRELQNVCERLQILSDGHMIMLNDIPENIRNGEAEKDVIAYDPAMTLHELEKRYILKALAHFGGNKTQAANNLGITIKTLYNKLHEYGEFEKFAVHTKPMK; encoded by the coding sequence ATGAACGAAAACAACTCAACGACTGTTTTGCCCTCTTCTCAGAATGCAAACCAAGTTATGTGGAACACAAATCAAACTTCCAAAGTGGTTGAAAACAAGACCATCGTCTATCAGTCCGAAGTGATGGGCAGTTTGATGAAGATGATCGACCGTGTAGCTCCATCCCAAGCCAACATCCTGGTTCTGGGTGAATCCGGTACTGGTAAAGAGCTGATCGCCCGCTCCATCCACGATCGCTCCGGCCGCAAGAACAAACCGTTTGTTGCGATCAACTGCGGTGCCCTTCGTGAAACATTGCTTGAGTCCGAGTTGTTCGGTCACGAAAAAGGTTCCTTCACCGGCGCTTACAACCGCAAAATCGGTTTGGCTGAAGCGGCTAACGGCGGGACTTTGTTCCTTGATGAAATCGGTGAATTGGATCCGGCGATCCAGGCTAAGCTTCTTCGTTTCATCCAGGAAGGTGAAGTTTACCGTGTGGGTGGCAAAGACCCAATCAAAGTTGATATCCGTCTGATCTGTGCGACCAACCGTGAGTTGGATCAGGAAGTGACTCGTGGCAACTTCCGTGAGGACTTGTTCTATCGTATCAACACGATCGTGGTAAGTGCTCCGCCTCTGCGTCGTCGTAAGGAAGACATCCCTGCATTGGTGAATCACTTCCTGAACAACTCCCAGCACGCCTACCTGAACCGTGGTCGTTCTGTGAATGAAGAAGCGATGAAGGCTCTGATTCGCTATGAGTGGCCGGGTAACATCCGTGAACTTCAGAACGTGTGTGAAAGACTGCAGATCCTGTCTGACGGTCACATGATCATGTTGAATGATATTCCAGAGAATATCCGTAACGGTGAAGCTGAAAAAGACGTTATCGCTTACGATCCTGCGATGACTTTGCATGAGCTTGAAAAGCGTTACATCCTGAAGGCGTTGGCTCACTTCGGTGGCAACAAAACTCAGGCGGCAAACAATCTGGGTATCACGATCAAGACCCTTTATAACAAACTTCATGAGTACGGCGAATTCGAGAAATTCGCGGTTCACACGAAGCCGATGAAATAG
- a CDS encoding dioxygenase family protein yields MEIKRLSRRELIKYGGIALFGAAAGGVLAGCSQTNFSNAVADGAESVSDGNGGSCAQIPSETAGPYPAHDDSAINVLRLNGIVRSDIRSSLNTGGYTGSSTATGVPLTLTLNLLDVNASCAPLAGYAIYLWHCDINGKYSMYSSGVTSETYLRGVQQTDSNGSVTFQTIFPGCYDGRMTHIHFEIYPSMAEAVDDSYIVRTSQLTFPLATSSSVYNNASGYSASKTNFNKISFATDNVFSDGTAYQMASIQSGNYSSGFVASLDVGIKA; encoded by the coding sequence ATGGAAATCAAAAGACTGTCTCGCAGAGAGCTGATCAAATACGGTGGAATCGCCCTTTTCGGAGCGGCCGCAGGCGGAGTGCTTGCTGGCTGTTCCCAAACGAATTTTTCCAATGCCGTGGCTGATGGCGCAGAGTCTGTCAGTGATGGTAATGGCGGAAGCTGTGCCCAGATTCCCTCTGAAACTGCGGGACCGTATCCTGCCCATGATGACAGCGCCATCAACGTGTTAAGACTGAACGGAATTGTTCGCAGTGATATTCGCAGCAGTCTGAATACGGGTGGCTATACGGGAAGCTCAACGGCCACCGGGGTGCCTTTGACCCTGACGTTGAACTTGCTCGATGTGAACGCGTCCTGTGCGCCGTTGGCGGGGTATGCGATCTATTTGTGGCATTGTGATATTAACGGCAAGTATTCAATGTATTCATCCGGCGTCACCAGTGAAACTTATCTGCGTGGCGTGCAGCAGACCGACAGCAATGGCAGCGTGACGTTTCAGACGATCTTTCCGGGTTGTTATGATGGTCGTATGACCCATATCCACTTCGAGATTTATCCCAGCATGGCTGAAGCCGTGGATGACAGCTATATCGTCAGAACTTCACAGCTGACGTTCCCGCTGGCGACTTCTAGTTCCGTATATAACAATGCTTCGGGGTATTCGGCCAGCAAAACCAATTTTAACAAAATCAGTTTTGCCACGGACAATGTGTTCAGCGATGGGACCGCTTATCAGATGGCGAGCATCCAGTCCGGAAACTACAGTTCCGGCTTTGTCGCCAGCCTAGATGTGGGGATCAAAGCTTAA
- a CDS encoding YiiX/YebB-like N1pC/P60 family cysteine hydrolase, translating to MKKLVLLGAAAAVGLVTACTSPFKSEVKTYRHPASTEELITGSRKVLADIGNPQVFNAKTCAGFVNKVTDYLYYLPADHFLPKNATEVEQLKSVGPEVMDTIFQIRVALHDKLQEFESRNELSKECILEMREGFQYARFSEEYLLDWLYTNKVFTFKKTPIMVNSKPDTWTNPKYSGFELKSGDVLLIRGKSYVSAMIARISDEEGNFSHLAVVAEDKAGKKYIVEALIQYGVIVTPLEKWRQAEDARVALYRQPDEALAKKAARFMYDHAKGALDRKKGIRYDFAMDDDDYSSLFCSEVIRMAYDKASGGQFIVPKYRSTVSKFKNTDYPRSLGVTKTSLFSPYDIEVDPRFDFVAEYRFMPLLRQVRMQDAVMQSVYGWMIDKDYTFHWAPQHSVKAYFAKMVRQFGVAKDTLPKYMPVDSIKTNVQFEAVATLLEKNIYEKEKEFYQKKGYLPSFQDMLAINEAYRVADCKKHQEYRKQPMTVDNKPLPDESKFHWFFYNKSKKCE from the coding sequence ATGAAGAAGCTCGTTTTATTGGGGGCCGCTGCGGCGGTGGGGTTGGTTACGGCCTGCACATCACCATTTAAATCTGAAGTTAAAACATATCGTCATCCGGCCAGCACGGAAGAGCTGATCACGGGCAGTCGCAAGGTTCTGGCGGATATCGGCAATCCTCAGGTGTTTAATGCCAAGACTTGTGCGGGCTTTGTGAACAAAGTCACAGACTATCTATATTATCTGCCAGCAGATCATTTCCTGCCGAAGAATGCCACAGAAGTGGAGCAATTGAAGTCCGTCGGACCTGAAGTGATGGACACCATCTTCCAGATCCGCGTGGCTTTGCATGATAAATTGCAGGAGTTTGAATCCCGCAATGAACTGAGCAAAGAGTGCATCCTGGAAATGCGTGAAGGCTTCCAGTATGCACGATTCTCTGAAGAGTACCTTTTGGACTGGCTTTACACCAACAAGGTCTTCACCTTCAAAAAGACCCCGATCATGGTGAATTCAAAGCCGGACACCTGGACAAATCCGAAGTATTCCGGTTTTGAATTGAAAAGCGGGGATGTTCTTTTGATCCGTGGTAAGTCCTATGTTTCAGCGATGATTGCCCGTATCTCTGATGAAGAAGGCAATTTCTCGCACTTGGCAGTTGTTGCTGAAGACAAGGCCGGGAAAAAATACATCGTTGAAGCATTGATTCAGTACGGGGTGATTGTGACTCCGCTGGAAAAGTGGCGTCAGGCTGAAGATGCGCGTGTGGCGCTTTATCGTCAGCCGGATGAAGCTTTGGCGAAGAAAGCTGCGCGCTTTATGTATGATCATGCCAAAGGTGCTTTGGATCGCAAGAAAGGCATCCGTTATGACTTTGCCATGGACGATGATGACTATTCATCTTTGTTCTGTTCTGAAGTTATCCGCATGGCTTACGACAAAGCCTCCGGTGGTCAATTTATCGTACCTAAATATCGCAGCACGGTGTCCAAGTTTAAGAACACGGATTATCCGCGTTCACTGGGTGTGACCAAGACCTCTTTGTTCTCGCCTTATGATATCGAAGTGGATCCGCGTTTTGACTTCGTCGCTGAATACCGCTTCATGCCGCTGCTTCGTCAGGTGCGCATGCAGGATGCAGTGATGCAAAGTGTTTACGGCTGGATGATTGATAAGGACTATACGTTCCACTGGGCACCTCAGCACAGTGTGAAGGCTTACTTTGCCAAAATGGTTCGTCAGTTCGGTGTGGCGAAAGATACTTTGCCGAAGTACATGCCTGTCGACAGCATCAAAACGAACGTGCAGTTTGAAGCGGTAGCGACTTTGCTTGAAAAGAACATCTATGAAAAAGAAAAAGAGTTCTATCAGAAGAAAGGTTATCTGCCGTCCTTCCAGGACATGCTGGCGATCAACGAAGCTTACCGCGTCGCTGATTGTAAAAAGCATCAGGAGTACCGTAAACAGCCGATGACGGTGGATAACAAGCCACTTCCGGATGAATCAAAGTTCCACTGGTTCTTCTATAATAAGAGCAAAAAGTGTGAATAA
- the recO gene encoding DNA repair protein RecO — protein sequence MKYSESDLILHAISTQGEKLSFMARGAAKSKKRFGGGVLEPTHFVSLTYKQSSEEGKLHVLLEATLINDFAGLRTDYDRLELALHILECVSKVSQEGDRHSEFLFNLLGHTLRALETAQDPLVVKMHFYLKFLLQQGVVDAEPWMAPFLKTNMADSNQLVSYRQIVDDELKNVEQMVRHYIVNATL from the coding sequence ATGAAATACTCCGAATCGGATCTGATTCTGCATGCCATTTCCACTCAAGGTGAAAAGCTGTCTTTTATGGCCCGGGGGGCGGCGAAGAGCAAAAAACGCTTTGGGGGCGGGGTTTTGGAGCCGACTCATTTTGTCAGCCTGACCTACAAACAATCTTCCGAAGAAGGCAAACTGCATGTCCTGCTGGAGGCCACACTGATTAATGATTTTGCCGGACTTCGCACGGACTATGACCGTCTGGAGCTGGCTTTGCACATCTTAGAGTGTGTCAGCAAAGTCAGTCAGGAAGGCGACCGTCATTCCGAGTTCCTGTTCAATCTTCTGGGACACACGTTGCGCGCCCTGGAAACGGCTCAGGATCCTTTGGTCGTAAAAATGCATTTCTATCTGAAGTTTCTTCTGCAGCAGGGTGTGGTGGATGCTGAACCCTGGATGGCACCCTTTCTTAAAACCAACATGGCCGACAGCAATCAACTGGTGTCATATCGTCAGATTGTCGATGATGAACTGAAGAACGTTGAACAAATGGTTCGTCATTATATCGTGAACGCCACTCTTTAA